In Quercus robur chromosome 11, dhQueRobu3.1, whole genome shotgun sequence, the following proteins share a genomic window:
- the LOC126706285 gene encoding AAA-ATPase At3g50940-like produces MFTFREMLTTLAPFFTTAVVILLSPFVKEHIPVEVSNYLVSTFKKWLARISTPQVTIVIEERVDHRSNRIYEAATAKLRTLICDSTKPERFKVSKTVRQKESIFDIVKDLQIIDYFGKIRLKWMLCVERDEISGSNSKKLHLSFDRGSEKEVLDSYLRNIVDHYERNQYEETGSKLYTRNRVHGNYGPFHGSAYYDEGDKEWRYVSLEHPATFEKLAMNPEQKKILKDDLDIFLGRKDYYKKVGKAWKRGYLLYGPPGTGKTSLIAAMANYLHFNIYDLNLSVRYSDDDLRGILLSTTNRSILVIEDIDRGIKFNDERRKKIDTFTLSGLLNMIDGLWSSCGDERIIVFTTNDKDRLDPALLRPGRMDLHVHMSYCTMDGFKLLASNYLNIEGDHQLYGEIEGLLNNVEVTPAEIAEELLKSGGTDVVLGGLVKFLEQKILKKAKAAELKELLKSDHDTDVDVEGFVKFLKEEKLQNAKAEEAEQLLKSDHTDVDVDVDVEGLVKLFKQKKLADAKAADAKAADAKSAGAKYINPYELMETWSDG; encoded by the exons ATGTTTACTTTCAGGGAGATGCTTACAACATTGGCACCATTTTTCACAACTGCTGTTGTGATTCTACTAAGTCCCTTTGTAAAAGAACACATACCTGTTGAAGTCAGCAATTACCTGGTCTCAACCTTTAAAAAGTGGCTCGCTAGAATCTCTACGCCTCAAGTCACTATCGTCATTGAAGAGAGAGTTGATCACCGTAGCAACCGAATCTATGAAGCTGCCACAGCCAAACTACGTACCCTGATTTGTGATTCAACAAAACCAGAACGTTTCAAGGTAAGCAAAACAGTTAGGCAAAAGGAATCAATCTTTGATATCGTAAAGGATTTACAGATTATTGATTACTTTGGAAAAATTAGACTCAAATGGATGTTATGTGTTGAAAGAGACGAAATAAGCGGTAGTAATTCAAAGAAATTACATCTTTCCTTTGATAGGGGATCTGAAAAGGAAGTGCTAGATTCTTATTTAAGAAATATAGTAGATCATTATGAGAGAAATCAATACGAAGAAACGGGTTCAAAGCTTTATACCCGTAATAGGGTCCATGGTAATTATGGCCCTTTTCATGGTTCTGCCTATTATGATGAAGGTGATAAAGAATGGCGTTATGTTAGTCTTGAACATCCAGCTACGTTTGAGAAGTTGGCAATGAACCCAGAGCAGAAGAAGATACTCAAGGATGATTTGGACATATTTCTTGGAAGGAAGGACTATTATAAGAAAGTTGGCAAGGCATGGAAGCGAGGGTATTTGCTTTATGGCCCTCCGGGTACCGGTAAAACAAGCTTGATTGCTGCCATGGCTAATTACCTCCACTTTAATATCTATGATTTGAACCTTTCCGTACGCTATTCAGATGACGACTTGAGAGGTATATTGCTCTCAACAACTAATCGCTCAATACTGGTAATCGAGGATATAGATCGCGGTATAAAGTTCAATGatgaaaggagaaagaaaattgaCACG TTCACACTATCGGGTTTATTGAACATGATAGATGGATTATGGTCAAGTTGTGGAGATGAGCGAATTATTGTGTTCACCACCAATGATAAGGACCGACTTGATCCTGCTTTGTTGCGCCCAGGCCGCATGGATCTGCACGTGCACATGTCATATTGCACCATGGATGGGTTCAAGCTTTTGGCTTCTAATTATCTTAATATCGAAGGTGACCACCAACTCTATGGAGAGATTGAAGGATTGTTGAACAATGTAGAGGTTACCCCAGCTGAAATTGCAGAGGAACTTTTAAAGAGTGGTGGTACTGATGTTGTTCTCGGAGGACTTGTCAAATTTCTCGAGCAAAAAATACTTAAGAAAGCCAAGGCTGCCGAGTTGAAGGAACTTTTGAAGAGTGATCATGATACAGATGTTGATGTCGAAGGATTTGTGAAATTTCTCAAGGAGGAAAAACTTCAGAATGCAAAGGCTGAAGAGGCAGAGCAACTTTTGAAGAGCGATCATactgatgttgatgttgatgttgatgttgaagGACTTGTTAAacttttcaagcaaaaaaaacttGCGGATGCAAAGGCTGCGGATGCAAAGGCTGCGGATGCAAAGTCTGCAGGTGCAAAGTATATAAATCCATACGAACTGATGGAGACATGGAGTGATGGGTAG